Proteins found in one Paenibacillus borealis genomic segment:
- a CDS encoding ArsR/SmtB family transcription factor — MNYEVEVHFQPVYELISSIHTFICKKGSKKIDLGTPWAAEVSRGLSPGLLDALEQTDLDNDWKLLNLLIYLCPDKESVDSMLDWLAGLSVGEMYETLAGHVSIFPVQMEQYRSRMVFLLSEWNSQYFSRCNPDIMVRLQQHAEERRQVLAGSPVAEFVNKTTNGFYFMPDEGLRKLVLIPQFHFQPINIIYNFGPLTICHYAARIPVPEEEIPPSMHRTLRSLGEKSRLKILKSLGGERKSFTEIARQAGLSKGIVHDHISSLRSAGLLNAYIEGENVTSYSLRLEGIQQMNEQLFAYLK, encoded by the coding sequence CAAGAAGGGCAGTAAAAAAATAGATCTGGGTACTCCCTGGGCTGCAGAAGTATCACGCGGCTTAAGCCCCGGGCTGCTGGATGCACTGGAGCAGACAGATCTCGACAATGACTGGAAGCTGCTTAATCTGCTGATCTATCTGTGTCCGGACAAAGAAAGTGTGGACAGTATGCTGGATTGGCTGGCAGGCTTATCCGTAGGAGAGATGTACGAGACGCTCGCAGGTCATGTCAGTATATTTCCTGTACAGATGGAGCAGTACCGCAGCCGCATGGTCTTCCTGCTGTCGGAGTGGAACAGCCAGTACTTCAGCCGCTGTAATCCAGATATCATGGTGAGACTGCAGCAGCATGCGGAGGAACGGAGACAGGTGCTGGCTGGCAGCCCGGTTGCCGAATTTGTAAACAAGACTACAAACGGATTCTATTTCATGCCGGATGAGGGTCTGCGCAAGCTCGTGCTGATCCCGCAGTTTCACTTCCAGCCGATCAATATTATATATAATTTTGGCCCGCTTACGATATGTCACTATGCTGCAAGAATCCCGGTCCCGGAAGAAGAAATTCCGCCGTCCATGCACCGTACGCTCCGCAGTTTGGGCGAGAAGAGCCGGCTAAAGATTCTGAAGTCGCTGGGCGGGGAGCGTAAATCCTTCACGGAAATTGCCAGGCAGGCGGGCCTGTCCAAGGGAATTGTCCATGATCATATCTCCAGTCTCCGGAGTGCCGGTCTGCTGAATGCTTATATCGAAGGGGAGAACGTCACCTCTTACAGTCTGCGGCTGGAGGGTATTCAGCAGATGAATGAGCAGCTGTTTGCTTATTTGAAATAA